The Paucidesulfovibrio longus DSM 6739 genome has a window encoding:
- the mads1 gene encoding methylation-associated defense system helix-turn-helix domain-containing protein MAD1: protein MEDRYLSVDEIAEYLGIKKDTVYKWVAAKRIPAHKVGRLLKFKKDEVDEWIRQGRTILSD, encoded by the coding sequence ATGGAAGACAGATACCTTTCCGTTGACGAGATTGCCGAATATCTCGGCATCAAGAAAGACACCGTGTACAAGTGGGTCGCGGCCAAGAGGATTCCTGCCCATAAAGTTGGACGTCTTCTGAAATTCAAGAAAGACGAAGTTGATGAGTGGATTCGCCAAGGTAGAACGATCCTCTCTGATTAG